Proteins from one Podospora pseudoanserina strain CBS 124.78 chromosome 1, whole genome shotgun sequence genomic window:
- a CDS encoding hypothetical protein (EggNog:ENOG503P3H5; COG:A) has translation MSRANKLGPEVNRALFVKNLSYNVTPEELFDLFGKYGPIRQVRQGIASNTKGTAFVVYEDVMDAKQACDKLNGYNFQNRYLVVLYHQPDKMVRSKEDLDIRKENLERLKRQHGID, from the exons ATGAGTCGCGCCAACAAACTTGGCCCGGAGGTTAATCG AGCTTTGTTCGTCAAGAATCTAAG CTACAACGTCACTCCTGAGGAGCTGTTCGATCTCTTCGGCAAGTACGGGCCCATTCGCCAGGTCCGCCAGGGCATTGCGAGCAACACCAAGGGCACCGCCTTCGTTGTCTACGAAGATGTTATGGATGCGAAGCAGGCCTGCGACAAACTGAACGGCTACAACTTTCAGAACCGTTATCTCGTTG TATTATACCACCAGCCCGACAAGATGGTCAGGTCAAAAGAGGATTTGGACATCCGCAAGGAGAATCTCGAACGCCTCAAGCGGCAACATGGTATAGATTGA
- a CDS encoding hypothetical protein (EggNog:ENOG503NUXV; COG:S) → MLPPAAAAALSNNNVHLAVRQHLDPVVVPALENTIAVAIPNVATSLAATAAATAAVDPTNLPHPPPSFNDHPQGGQQPATAEAGTLISVTMTSTLSPISSPTATGTPFSPSENPTECRLLGSFAILVQLALGGLALLSLVYKRWRERPQRPVKIWFFDASKQVFGSVLVHGANVFMSLLTSGRFNITTIAPPATVSEAARRGVLMLLKRTATKTTTVDEYVPNPCSFYLLNLAIDTTLGIPILILIVRITTTLVTYTPLGQPPESVQSGHYGSPPNAWWWLKQSFIYFCGLMGMKLVVLVIFMIFPWISELGDWALKWTEGNERLQIVFVMMLFPLIMNAMQYYIIDSYIKKQEGKGEVEGKGYDEVDQEEGVDGSVASEDSEDSESEEEEGQRTPRAGKGARDLERDEYDPDVDGDSQTVVGSSSSRISSRGVLTEDLLPKE, encoded by the exons ATGTTGcctcccgccgccgcagccgccttgtccaacaacaacgtTCACCTCGCTGTTCGTCAACACCTCGATCCCGTTGTCGTCCCCGCGCTCGAGAACACCATCGCCGTCGCCATCCCCAATGTCGCAACGTCTCTcgcggcaacagcagcagcaacagcagcggtAGATCCAACAAATCtaccccatccaccaccgtcgtTCAACGACCACCCGCAAGGAGGTCAACAACCCGCGACGGCGGAAGCAGGAACCCTCATCTCTGTCACCATGACTTCCACTCTCTCCCCAATATCAAGCCCAACCGCAACCggcacccccttctccccctcggAAAACCCCACCGAATGCCGCCTCCTAGGCTCCTTCGCCATCCTAGTCCAGCTCGCCCTCGGCGGCCtggccctcctctccctcgtctaCAAACGATGGCGCGAGCGTCCCCAGCGACCGGTCAAAATCTGGTTCTTTGACGCCTCAAAGCAGGTCTTTGGGAGCGTGCTAGTCCACGGCGCAAACGTGTTCATGTCTCTGCTCACGAGCGGGAGGTTCAACATCACGACCATTGCTCCCCCGGCAACGGTGTccgaggcggcgaggagaggGGTGTTGATGCTTCTTAAACGGACAGCAACGAAGACAACGACGGTAGACGAATATGTACCGAACCCGTGCTCTTTTTACCTTTTAAACTTGGCTATTGAT ACAACCCTCGGTATCCCAATTTTAATTCTCATCGTCAGAATAACCACCACTTTGGTCACTTACACCCCGCTGGGCCAACCCCCGGAGTCGGTTCAGTCAGGGCACTACGGCTCGCCCCCCAAcgcgtggtggtggttgaagcaGTCGTTTATTTACTTTTGCGGCTTGATGGGCATGAAACTTGTTGTTCTGGTCATTTTTATGATTTTTCCCTGGATCTCGGAGCTGGGGGATTGGGCGCTCAAGTGGACCGAGGGCAACGAGAGGCTGCAGATTGTCTTTGTCATGATGCTGTTCCCGCTCATTATGAACGCGATGCAGTATTACATCATTGATAGCTacatcaagaagcaggagggcaaaggggaggtggagggtaAAGGGtatgatgaggttgatcaggaggagggggtggatgggtcGGTTGCGAGTGAGGATAGTGAGGATAGTGAgagtgaagaagaggaagggcaGAGGACGCCAAGGGCTGGGAAAGGGGCGAGGGACTTGGAGAGGGACGAGTATGATCCTGATGTGGACGGGGACAGCcagacggtggtggggagcaGCTCGAGTCGGATTTCGAGTCGGGGGGTGTTGACAGAGGATTTGCTTCCCAAGGAatga
- a CDS encoding hypothetical protein (EggNog:ENOG503NZ92; COG:S): MKLAMASVIVLRLFILANLVTFCLGHHHHHQQQQQQQPRPTAYNYGFDVHRRVKRQLAEPLTTVVRGDAGQQAGDVQVRREIRELEQDRDVWTLYLLGMSMMQFTDQMEPTSWYGITGIHGMPHQTWGGVRPTPGNEETGYCTHSSILFPTWHRPYLALYEQVLTNVMRMIANWWPDDQKQRYLDAVQRFRIPYWDWATYPPSDGSVLPTSVGGSPFVDVDGPNGVQRIANPLFSYTFRPLNTTAFRQAPWNTWTETLRGPTNWGPGAQSNNSMVAMTIDQNQRSLSQRLYILFSNYGNYSRFSNNAWIPFVNNASYDSLESLHDTVHTLAGGGGMGMPNIQGGHMSFIPYSAFDPIFFLHHTMVDRIFAMWQTLYPQSWVAPTAAVLNSYTTSRGQIQDSQTPLTPFFADANGGFWTSDSVRDFTKFGYTYTELTDLASASNAQAGVRRAINRLYGASSPANMFLRELRAQGIKGGRGKGASSRIGQQSSSKHRPAGREVGGLQDDSYREWIVNIRAKKQALDGPYSIYFFFGTPPEDKADWAQAENHVGAMGVFAADGTGMGGMREAMKELEVSGTVPLTTGLIGAVERGRLEGLSQAEVVKFLREELVVVVLGSGGREYGVLDVEGLRLGVRSFSVKLPQSEDELPVWGEEEVGFDLL; this comes from the exons ATGAAGTTAGCAATGGCCTCCGTCATTGTCCTTCggctcttcatcctcgccaacctcgtcACTTTCTGCctcggccaccaccaccaccaccaacaacaacaacaacaacaaccaagacCCACAGCCTACAACTATGGGTTCGACGTCCACAGGCGGGTGAAGCGGCAGCTTGCGGAACCTCTGACGACGGTAGTGAGGGGGGATGCTGGCCAGCAGGCGGGGGACGTACAAGTGCGGAGGGAGATTagggagctggagcaggacaGGGACGTGTGGACGTTGTACCTGCTGGGGATGAGCATGATGCAGTTTACGGATCAGATGGAGCCTACGTCGTGGTATGGGATTACAG GTATCCATGGAATGCCGCACCAGACATGGGGTGGTGTGCGACCGACGCCTGGGAATGAGGAGACTGGGTATTGTACGCACTCTTCGATATTGTTTCCTACTTGGCACCGGCCTTATCTGGCTTTGTACGAG CAAGTCTTGACAAATGTTATGCGGATGATTGCAAATTGGTGGCCCGATGATCAGAAGCAGCGCTATCTCGACGCTGTCCAGCGGTTTCGAATACCTTATTGGGATTGGGCTACCTACCCGCCCTCTGACGGAAGTGTGCTCCCCACGAGCGTGGGTGGGAGTCCCTTTGTCGATGTAGATGGTCCGAATGGCGTTCAGCGGATAGCAAACCCTCTGTTCAGTTACACGTTTCGGCCTCTGAATACTACTGCTTTCAGACAGGCACCG TGGAATACCTGGACTGAGACCCTGAGGGGTCCAACTAATTGGGGTCCCGGAGCCCAGTCGAACAACTCCATGGTGGCCATGACGATCGATCAGAACCAACGGTCACTCAGCCAACGGCTCTACATTTTGTTCTCGAACTATGGTAACTACAGCAGGTTCAGCAACAATGCCTGGATCCCTTTTGTCAATAACGCCTCGTATGATTCCCTCGAGTCTCTCCATGACACGGTCCATACTcttgctggcggtggtggtatgGGTATGCCAAATATCCAGGGCGGCCACATGTCGTTCATACCTTACTCGGCCTTTGACCCTATCTTCTTTCTACACCACACCATGGTGGACCGTATCTTTGCCATGTGGCAGACATTGTACCCACAATCATGGGTGGCGCCTACCGCGGCGGTTCTGAATTCATACACGACCTCTCGAGGCCAGATTCAAGACTCACAGACACCGCTCACCCCGTTCTTTGCTGATGCCAATGGGGGGTTTTGGACGTCGGATAGCGTCAGAGACTTCACCAAATTCGGGTACACTTACACTGAGCTGACGGACCTTGCGAGTGCGAGTAATGCCCAAGCTGGTGTACGACGGGCTATTAACCGTTTGTACGGGGCGTCAAGTCCAGCCAACATGTTTCTGAGGGAGCTTCGAGCCCAAGGCATCAAGGGTGGccgggggaagggggcgtcTTCGAGAATAGGACAgcagtcatcatcaaagcATCGTCCTGCTGGTAGGGAAGTTGGAGGACTCCAAGATGACAGCTACCGAGAGTGGATTGTGAATATCCGAGCCAAGAAGCAAGCATTGGATGGGCCGTATTCCATTTATTTCTTCTTTGGGACCCCACCGGAGGACAAGGCGGACTGGGCGCAGGCAGAGAATCATGTTGGTGCCATGGGGGTGTTTGCTGCCGACGGGACCGGGATGGGAGGCATgagggaggcgatgaaggagttggaggttAGTGGGACGGTGCCGTTGACTACGGGCTTGATTGGGGCTGTTGAAAGGGGGAGATTGGAGGGGTTGAGCCAAGCGGAAGTGGTAAagtttttgagggaggagctggtggttgttgttttggggtcgggggggagggagtatgGAGTTTTGGATGTGGAGggcttgaggttgggggtgaggagttTTAGCGTTAAATTGCCGCAgagtgaggatgagctgcctgtttggggggaggaggaggtgggttttgATTTGTTGTAG